ggaaagaagtaGGCGGCGATCATTTCGCAAAGGAGACTTGCCAAAGAATCTTTCAAAGCGATAGGATAGTGCGATTGTAATACGATACAGCCAATGTTATAGCGCCTCCGTCGTGACGTTCCAAGAAAATGCCAATTCAGTCGAGAAAACCGGTTTTGACGAGCTTTTCCAAGAAAAACTTCACGTCCCCCAGCTCTGAGTCCTTGATACCGATTGATTTCAACATGCCTAAATCACCATTCTCCACCGCCATAAACACAGAGCGCAAGTGTTCCAAATCGGAGCGCATTAGATGCAAGGCTGCGCCAAAATCTTCGATCGTCTGAGATTCTACGAATTagaatttatcttttttcaaatttaatgctccaaatttattttaaatcgatTTATCTTTATAAGAATTATAGTAATTACCAGAAAGCGCTATAGCAACTGTATTCACGCCACCAAGAGGCTTTAGCGTATCCCGTGCCTTGGTCCCAAACAATTTCTCGAGATAATTTGGACCGTGGCTTGCCAACAACGACTGCAAGAAACTAGCAGTCTCCTCTACCGGTGGTCTTTTTGCTAAAACAAGCAACAAAACATTTTACCCAAACATTACATGAATATACGTAACATTTGTTAACATTAATCCTGGTTCTTTCTTCAACGACATATACAACTctatacaaattatacaaatttatatctatatctacATATCACAGTAATCATTTTCTACTTGTACAACTTTATAGCTATGGAACAGAGAATCGATGTTAGAACTCAAAAGATAATAGGTTCGACCTAGTGATCATATAGTCTGCTAATAGATAGGTAGTTGGACAGTAGTTAAGGACGAATATAAATCAGACGTCTGATACACCAGAAGCTCGATACGTTTCTGCCACATGAAAACTTCCTCATAACCTTGTCCCTATTTCATTGTTGTGTAAGACGAGTTCCCTGAACTAGTCTCCTCTGTTTAATAGAAGTtgtaatcttttctttaacGGGAAACTAGCAACATTCTATCTGTTAACACTAAAAGAAcatggagaaagagaaagagagaagacagagaaataaaataatgtttaaataggaaacaaagaaatatgtGTAAATGAATACAAGATCAAAATGTTGTTACGTATAGACGGCAATAGAATCAATTAAGGGACAGGAAATTTTACCAGCTGTGCATAATCGTGAATCTTCGTCGTATCCATCTTGACAGTCGGGAGCTCCGTCACAGAGATACTGAATCGAGATACATATACCGTCCCCTGGACACTTGAATGGCTCGTAGGGACGACAAGCATCTCCTGTAACATTGAATTATcactaaaataataataacaagaataatgatttttttttatttttgtaactaTTTTATACCTGCTAtcataaaacttttattttgtaaaatatgtaatatacgtACATAAGATACATaagttgtataatataatatatatggaaTTTATAGCATGTACATAAGCGTCCATCAGATACAATGGTTCACAAAAGTATTGGGACAATtaccatagaaaatttttatgtacatattatatattataaaacattttgaaatttcattagta
This DNA window, taken from Bombus fervidus isolate BK054 chromosome 14, iyBomFerv1, whole genome shotgun sequence, encodes the following:
- the LOC139994141 gene encoding prohormone-4 codes for the protein MVQRFCTSVAALSLALSACVIFPRAVMAIDLSRFYGHFNTKRTGDACRPYEPFKCPGDGICISIQYLCDGAPDCQDGYDEDSRLCTAAKRPPVEETASFLQSLLASHGPNYLEKLFGTKARDTLKPLGGVNTVAIALSESQTIEDFGAALHLMRSDLEHLRSVFMAVENGDLGMLKSIGIKDSELGDVKFFLEKLVKTGFLD